In Tautonia marina, the genomic stretch CGGCGGCAAGGCCACGGTCCCCTTCGACCTCGCTGAGGCGGGGGGGTACGATACCGCGATTCAAGCCGACGGGAAGATCGTGGTCGTGGGTGAGTTCGGGGGCTTTCCGGGGCCTGGAAATGCCGATTTTCTCATCGCGCGCTACACGGCCAGCGGGCACCTCGACCCGACGTTTAGCGGCGATGGCATCGCCTCGGTCTCCTTCTTTCCGGGAGGCACGAGCCGCGAAGTGGCCCAGGGCGTGACCCTGCAAAGCGACGGCAAGATCGTGGTCGTCGGCTCGGTCCAGCAGGCGGCAGGGGATTACGACTTTGGGATCGTCCGGCTCAATGCCAACGGCACCCTCGATACCAGCTTTAGCGGCGACGGCCGGCAGTTGGTCTCCTTTAACCTCGGTGGCTCGGACTCGGACCTGGCCAACGACGTGCTGATCGACGGGAGCGGTCGGATTGTCGTGGCGGGCACGGTCGATCGCGCGGCCGGGGGAGACACCGACGTTGGAGTCGCCCGGCTCAGGTCGAACGGGGACCTCGACCCCGACTTCAACCCGAGGGGCCTGGTGGGTCGAACCTGGTACTCGTTCAACCGCGGGCCGGTCGGCAATCGCCTCGACACCGGAGAGGCCATCGCGATCCAGGCCGATCAGAAGCTGGTGGTGGGGGCCACCGTGCAGATGTCGGACACAGACTACGACTTCGGCGTGGTGCGGCTGAACACGAACGGCACGGTCGACACCGCCACCTTTCAGGCTTCGGGGCCTTATCCCGGCACGCAGACGGTCGCCTTCAACCTGCTCGGCGGCCCCCTGACCGACAAGCTCAGCGATCTGGCGGTTCACGGAAGCACAATCGTGCTCGGCGGAACGGCGGCTCGGGCTGGGGGGAACAGGGATTTCGCCGCTGCCCGGCTTCTGTCGAACGGCACGCTCGATCCCGGCTTCAGCGGCGATGGCAAGGCGATGGTCGCCTTTGATCAGGTCGCGGGAGGCGCGGATGTCTGCAATGCGTTGGCCGTGCAGAGCGACGGAGCGATCTTGCTCGTGGGGCAGGTTGCGACCCCCTCGGACGGATTCGACTTCGGTGTGGCCCGATTGACCGCGGCGGGGGCGATCGACTCCACCTTCAACCCGATCGGAGCGACCTTCGGCCGGCAGACGGTCGGCTTCAATCTCGGCGGCAGCAATCTTGACACCGCGAACGCGGTCGCGATTCAGCCTGACGGTCGGATCGTGGTGGTCGGTCAGGCGTTCAAGATCTTCGTCGCCATGATGTTCGATCCGGTCGCCCTGACCCGGCTGAACGCCAACGGCACGATCGACACGACGTTCGGAACGACAGGTCGCATGGCCGAGTCGTACGGCTTCAGCAATGGGGTTGCGTCCAGCATGGTGATGCAGCCCGACGGCAAGGCGATCCTCGCGGGAAGCGTGATCCACGACGGGAACATGGACTTCGCCGTCGCTCGCGTCTGGGCCAACGGCACGCTCGACACCTCCTTCGGCGGGACCGGCGTGGTCACGATTCCGTTCGACCGGGGCGGGACCAACGCCGATCGCGCCAATGGCGTCGCGATCCAGTCGGACGGGAAGATCGTTGTGGTCGGCAGCGCCGATACCGGGGTCGCCACGGCCACCGACATGGCCATTGCGCGGCTCCTGCCGAACGGCGACCTCGACCCGGACTTTGGCTTCGTCGGCGCCGGTCGGCGGATCATTCCGTTCGACGACATGGCCTCGCCGAGCCGGGACGAGGCCTTCGCCGTTGCGATCCAGAGCAGCGGCCACATCCTCGTTGGAGGGACCGTCGACAACGCTGTACGCGTGGATTTCACCGTGCTTCGGCTCAACCCCAATGGCCAGTTGCTCGACACGACCTTCAATTCCACCGGGACTGTCCGAGGTGTGCAGTTTGTCGACTTCGCCGGCGGCGGCACCAACGCGGATCGCTGCCGGGCCCTGGCGCTGCAGCCCGACGGCAAGATCTTGCTGGCCGGCTCCGTCGATCGGGGAGGCGGCAACTACGACTTCGGGGTCGCCCGGGTCCTGACAGACGGCCGCCTCGACACAACGTTCGACGGCGACGGGAAGCGGACCATCTCCTTCAACCTGGGCGGCCCGAACGCCGACCATGCCCGGGCCCTGGCGCTGCAGCCCGACGGCAAGATCCTCGTCGTCGGCGATGCCTCGATGAACGCCACCGGCGACATCGACTTCGCCATCGCCCGGCTGAATCTCAGCAACGGCTCGCTCGACCCGACGTTCAGCGGCGACGGCAAGCAGACCGTACGCTTCAACCTGGGCGGCTCGAACGCCGATCGGCCTTCGAGCGTGATCGTTCGGGACAATCGGATCGTCATGGCCGGCGTCGCCGAGGTGGCGAGCCCCGGTGGCCCCGACATCGCCATTGCCCGGCTTCGGCTCGACGGCTCGCTCGATGGTTCCTTCGCCCCGAATGGTCGGTACACCGTGCCGATGAACCTGGGAGGCAACAACACCGACGCAGCGGTCGCCGTCGCGGCCCTCTCGAGCAACCGCCTGCTGGTGGCGGGGACCTCGGCGACCGATTCCCCGGTCGGGGGAACGATTCCGACCATGGTCCGCTTGCTCACACCGGCCGGTCAGGTCGAGGGAGACTACGACGGCGACGGCCGGACCGACCTGGCTCTCTACCATCACGATGCCGCCACGAATCGGGGCCTCTTCGAAATCCGCCGCTCCTCCAGCGCCGCGATCATGATTCCGATCGCCGGTGTCGGCCCTCGCGTGATTCCGGTCGCGGGGGACTTCGATGGCGACGGCAAGACAGACGTCGCGGTGGTCGATCCGCTCGGCTCGATCACCCCTGGTGCCTCGACCTGGGTGATTCTGCTCTCGGGCTCGGGAGGTCTGCGGCGTGAGGTGGCCTTCGGGGCCACCGGCACGCTCGACCGTCCCGCTCCGGCCGACTTCGACGGCGACGGCATCACCGACATCGCCACCTTCCGGGCCAACAGCGACCTAACCCCCGGCGCGGCCGAGTGGTTTATTCTCCCCTCGATCCCGAACCCCGGTGGGTACCCGACCCGCAATGGTGCCTTCCGCGTGGCCTTTGGTGCCCCCGGCGGGGCCGACCTGCCCGCCCCGGCCGACTTCGACGGCGACGGGAAGGCCGACATCGCCGCGTTCCGACCGATCCCCACGCCGCAGGATGTGGCCCGAGGTGTGCGAGAGGTCGCGCAATGGTTTGTGCTTCCCTCGGGGCCGAACGACGCGACCTTCAGCGGGCGGATCGGCGGCTTCCGGGTCGAGTTCGGCGCTGCGAGCAACCGCGACCAGCCCGTGCCGGCCGACTTCGACGGCGACCGGCGTGCCGACATCGCCGCCTTCCGCTCGAACAGCGACCTCGTGCCGGGGTCGGCCCAGTGGTTCATCCTCCCCTCGATTCCGAACGACGCGACGTTCAGCGGGCGGATCGGCGGCTACGATGTGACCTTCGGCGTGGCCGGGGAAATTGCGGCGGTCGGAGACGTCACGCGGGACGGGCGGCCCGACCTGGTGCTGCACAACCGAACGACGGGGGTGTGGCGATTGCGGTCGGGGACGACCGGGATGCTGCTGCCGAGCATCACGTTTGGCTCGACGGGGCCGCGGGTCGTGCCAGTGCTGGCGCCCTTGTTCTTCCGCCTGCTCGCCACGAGCAACATCCCCCTCCCCGTCACGGCGGCCCTTCAGACGTCGGACGGCCTGGCGTCGGTGGTGGATCGAGCGATCGAGGAGTGGGTGAATCCGCTGGTGTTGGGTTAGGAGCGTTGCGAATGTGTGTTGAAGGAGGCTCACGGATCGACCCCATTTGATCGAAAAAACATAAGGGGTTTCAGATGATATTATCGCGATTTCTTATTGAGGGAAGCCGGATTCCTCGGGCGGGTAGCAATCGCTGGAGGAACATTCGATCACACAAGAACTGGCCACGGTTGCTTCCGCTGGAAGACCGCACCCTGCTCAACGCGTCGCTTGATCCGACCTTCGGTCTCGGCGGCAAGGCCACGGTCCCCTACGAGCTGGCCCGGGGTGAGGCCAACGACGTGGCCATTCAAGCCGACGGGAAGATCGTGGCCGTGGGGAACTTCGCGTACGCGTCGACGGGGGATTTCGGCGTGGCGCGATACAACCCCGATGGTTCGCTCGATCCCACGTTCAGCGGTGATGGCGTCGCCTCGATCGGCTTCAACCTGGGAGGGAACGACTACGACCAGGCGACTGGCGTGGTGATCCAGCCCGACGGGAAGATCGTCGTCGCCGGTTATGCAGAGGCCGGGGGCGGTGGCAATTTCGAATTTGCCATCACCCGACTGAACCCGAACGGCTCGCTCGACACCTCGTTCGATGGCGACGGCAGGCGGACGTTTGGTTATGATCTCGGTGGCGACAATGCCGACTATGCCCATGCCGTCGCGCTTCAGGCCGACGGGAAGATCGTCCTCGTGGGATCGGCCGATTTCGGGGGCGGCGACACCGACTTCGCCATCGCCCGGCTGAATCCGAGCGGCTCGCTCGACAGCACCTTCAGCGGCGACGGCAAGCAGACGGCCTTCTTCGACCTCGGTGGCAGTCGAGCGGACGCTGCGTGGGACGTGGTGATTCAAGCGGACAATCGGATCGTGATCGTCGGCACGGCTGAACGCGATACCGGCAGCGATTTCGCCATCGCCCGATTGAACCCCGACGGCATGTTCGACAGCACCTTCGACGGCGACGGCCGCCAGACGGTCGCCTTCGACCAGGGCTCCAACAATGCCGACGAGGCCTTCGGCGTCGCCTTGCAGGCCGACGGCAAGATCGTCGTGGTCGGGTCGGTCGATCGGGCGCTCCCGGGCGACCGCGACTTCGGGGTCGCCCGGCTGAACCCCAACGGCTCGCTCGACAGCAGCTTCAGCGGCGATGGCAAGGCGATGGTCGCCTTCGACATCGGCGGCGCCATGTCCGACCAGGGGAGTGACCTGGCGATTCAGTCTGACGGGAAGCTCGTTCTCGTCGGCACCGCCGTGCTGCCGGGTGGAAACTCCGATTTCGCCGTGGCTCGTCTGAACGTCAATGGTACGCTCGACACGAGCTTCAGCGGTGACGGCAAGGTGACGATTCCCTTCGATCAGGGCATGCTCGATATTGACTTCGCCCAGGCCGTGGCGGTCCAGCCCGACGGCAAGATTGTGGTCGTCGGGGGGGCCGAACGTCCGGAGGGACCGCCGCACTGGAGCTTCGGTCTGGCCCGGCTTAATTCGAACGGGACGCTCGACCCGATGTTCGAACCCGGCGGCAAGGTGGCGACACCGTTTGGCCTGGCCGTTGGCGCGGCGATGGACATGGTGGTGCAACCGGACGGGAAGATCCTCATCGTCGGCTCGATCCTCGTGGGAGACAATTACGACTTCGTTGTGGCCCGGACCCTGGCCGACGGCCGCCTCGACACGACCTTCGGCGGCGGCTCGGGCAAGGTGACCATCCCCTTCGATTACGGTGGGAACAACCACGACTTCGCCTTGGCGATCGCCCTGGCGCCCGACGGCAAAATTGTCGTCGCCGGTGCCGTCGCCGGCCAGTACGGCGGCAGCGATACCGACTTCGGGGTCGCCCGGCTGAACCCCGACGGCACGATCGACACCACCTTCGACGCACTGGGGCCTTTCCCCGGCCGGCGCTGGGTGGCCTTCGACCTGGGTCAGGACAACGCCGACGTGGCCTACGACGTGGTGGTTCAGCCCGACGGGAAGATCGTCGTCGTCGGTTCGGCCCAGGTCCTGGGCGGTGGGACCGACTTCGCCATCGCGCGGATCAATCCCGACGGCAAGCTCGACGGTTCCTTCTCCTTCCCCGTGGGGGCGGGCCGGATCACCATCTCGTTCGATCCTCCCGGCGTCTACAACAAAGATGAGGCCACAGGGGTGGCGCTGCAAGAGGACGGCAAAATCGTTGTGGTCGGCTATGCGTCCCCCTTCACCGGTCCCGACTTCGCCATCGCGCGGATCAATCCCGATGGGACGCTCGACACGAGCTTCAGCGGCGATGGGAAGCAGGTGGTCCCCTTCGACGTGAGCGGGCCGGGAAACGATCAGGCCGAGGACGTGGTGGTCCAGCCCGATGGCAAGATCGTCGTGGTCGGGGTGGTCGGGACCGGAACCGCCGGCGCCGATGATTTCGGCATCGTCCGCCTGAACAGCAACGGAACGCTGGACCCGAACTTCAGCGGCGACGGCAAGCAGACGGTCGCCTTCAATCTCGGCGGTGGGAATGTTGACAAGGCTCGGGCCGTGGCGATGCAGGGAGACCGTATCCTCGTGGCCGGCTTTGCGGAAAGTGACTTCGCGGGCCAGTACGATTTCGAGTTCGCCATCGCCCGGCTCCGCCCCGACGGCGCCCTCGACCCGACCTTCAACGGCACCGGCAAGCAGACGATCGCGATCAACCTCGGTGACACGATGATCGACGACGCAACCGCCCTGGCGGTGTTGCCCGGCAACAAGGTCGTGCTGGCGGGTTGGGCAAGCACCGACACGCCGACCGGTGGAGTCATGCCCGTGCTGGCGAGGCTCAACACCAGCACCCCCTTCGCGGTCGAAGGAGACTATGATGGCGATGGGCGGACCGATCTGGCGCTCTACCGCTACGATGCCGCCACCAGCTCCGGTCGCTTTCTGATCCGACGCTCCAGCACCGGGACCGACATTGCCGTGCCGATCTCGGGCGTCGGATCGCAGGTCGTCCCCATCTCCGGCGACTTCGACGGTGACGGCAAGACCGATGTCGCCGTGGTCGATCCGCTGGCCCACGGGCCCGGCGGCCTGGTTCCGGACCGGACCCGCTGGATCATCCTGCTCTCGGGCTCGGGCAACTTCCGTCGCGAGGTCGAGTTCGGTGCCGCGGGGGTCCTTGATCGTCCCGCACCGGCCGACTTCGACGGCGATGGCCGCACCGACATCGCCACCTTCCGCGCCAACAGCGACCTGACCCCCGGCGCGGCCGAGTGGTTCATCCTCCCCTCGGAACCGAATCCGGGGTACACCACGAAGGTCGGGGCCTTTGCCGTGGCCTTTGGTGCTCCCGGCGGGGCCGACTTGCCCGCCCCGGCCGATTACGACGGCGACGGGCGGGCCGACATCGTCTCCTTCCGCCCCATTCCGACCCCGCAGGACATCGTGTATGGCGTCCCGTCCTGGGCCGCCCAGTGGTTGATCCTTCCTTCGGGACCGAACGACGCGACGTTCAGCGGTCGGGTGGGCGCCTTCCCGGTCCGGTTTGGGGCCGCGAACAACCTCGATCAGCCGGCGGTGGCCGATTACAACGGGGACGGCCGGGCGGATATCACGGCGTTCCGCCAGTACAGCGACAAGATCGCCGGGGTGGCGCAGTGGTTCATTTATCCTTCGCTCGCTCTGTCGCCAGAGTATGCCAATGCCTATGACGTGGTGTTCGGCGTGGCCGGCGAGATTGCGGCGGTGGGGGACTACACCCGCGACGGCCGGCCCGACCTGGCGTTGTTCAATCAAAGTACGGGCGTCTGGACGCGTCGGAGCGGGACACTTGGTACGGTCTTGCCCAGCGTGAGCTTCGGCCCCACCGGTCCCGGTGTGGTCCCCGTGCTGGCCCCGCTGTACTTCCGACTCAAGGCGACGGGGAACTTGCCGACCTCGGCCGCCTCGACGGCCACCGGCCTCTCGGCGGGGCTGGCGTCGGTCGTGGATCGTGCGATTGACGACTGGGTGCGGCCCGTCTTGCTCGATGGCTGAGTTTGAGGTCCCTCGGGATGATTTGCAGGAGGAATTGGCACGATCGATCGATCTCGGAAGCGATCGTGGTGCGTCAGGATGCTGCGTCTCCGAGGGCGGCGGGGCCGGGGGCTCGGATGCCTCGGCGGGTGCCGCGGCGCTCGGCGTGGAGGTCGATGGCCTTGAGGTAGGTATCGGCCACGTGGTTGGGTAGGAGGTCGCCGAACTGGGCGAGGAAGGTCCAGGGCTCGCCGACGTGGGAGAACCCCTCGGCCATTTTCGAAGAGGGCAGGAGCGGGACCGTGTCGGCGAGGTTGGCGACCCGGTAGGCATTGGGAACGAGCCGCGCGAAGGACTCGGCGAAGGTCGCATCCCCGACCCGGGGGCCAGCGTAGGTGTAGAGCCGGAGCCAGTCGGTCGGGCGATCGACCCGCGCGGCCACGTCGATCGCTGTCAGGGTGGCCAGGGCGGCGCCGAGGCTGTGCCCGGTGATGTAGCAGGGTTTCGATGGGTCAAGCTCGGCGGCCACCTCGGCGGGGGTCCGGATCGGGCCGCCGTCTCCGGCCCAGGTCCGGAGGTTCTGGCCGGCGATGTTGGCAAAGCCGAAGTGAACCCGGCCCAGCGATGCTCCGGTCACGGGGTGTCGGGCCTCGGTCTGGGAGCTTCGGAGGTTGCTGATCCACTCCGCCTGGGTCTGGGTGCCGCGGAAGACCATGATGTGATCGCGCTCCGACGTGAGCACGAACCCGAAGAAGACGCGGCGGCGAAATTCACGGCGGATGATGCGGGGGACCGTCTCCCGGAGCGTCCGACGGACGGGGCGGAGAACCCGTTCCAGGGGGCTCTCCAGGGAGACGGTGGCCTCGGTCGGTTCGGCCAGTTCGAGATAACGCTCCAGGTGTTCTTCCTCGGCCTCGAAGGTAGCGACCTTCTTGTAGCCGGGAAAGAATCGTTGGAAGCCGTCGAGTTCGGAGAGATCCCCATCGAAGCTCGGCACGTCCAGGGCGGTCCGGTACTGGGTGACGGCCAGCTTGCAGGCCCGGATCAATCGGGCCGAGGCGTCGCGGTCGTAGGGAACCGGGGGAGATTCGAACTCGGTTTCGGTGGAGTCAAGCAGGCGGCCCAGCTCCTCTTGCCAGGCGGCCTCAGAGGCATAGGCGGCCTCGACCACGTCGGCGTATTCGGCCAGGGCGTCCTGGGAGTTTGGATCGGTCCTGGCCCGCCGGTAGCGGTACGACTCGATCCCCCCGGAGATCCCCAGCCCAGCCCCCAGGCCGGCGAGCAAGGCCCGCCGTCGGTTCCACTTGGTCATCCCCGGTTCTCCTTTGGCGTCGACTCGACCTCCGCGGTTCGACGCCGCTTCGACCGGCGGCGAAGGCGCAGGGCCAGGTGAATCCGCCTCGGGTCAATCCGGCGAGCGCTCAGGTAAAAGTCGTTCGCCGTGCGACCAATGGCGAAGGTCAACGCGAAGCCGCCCGCCGCCTTCGCCCAGCCGAGCATCAAGGGAACGTACAGGCTGGCCGTATAAACGAGCAGGTAGGCGAAGATCATCGAGAGGATCGCCCCGAAGATCCCGAGTACCAGGAAGACCCTCGCCAGCGGTCCCTGGCCCCTCGGGAATCCCCACCGTGCGCCGATCGATCGCACCATCACCAGGTTGAGCACCAGCACGGCACCCAGTTGCACCTCCTGCAACCAGGGCACGGTCGGGGGCAACGAAACGATGGCCACGATCAGGGCGTAGTCCATGATCGTCTGGTGGACCCGCTCATTCATCCGGAGGGTCGACTCGACCACCTCTCGGATCGATCCCATGCTCGGCGGCCGATCTGCGACCGCCGTGATTCCCTCGACCTGAGTCTCCTGTGTCCGAGGGGGCTGATCCTTCACAAAGGCTCCTGCGGGTTGACCTTGGAGATGCTCCCGGAGGGGTGGTTGGAGTCACGATGACCCCAGGCGTTGCGGCGACGGTTTCCCGACCGTCCGAGGGGTTCGCCCCGACCCCGGCCACCCCTGAAGAATCGGAGCGACACTGGACATGATCTGAACGCGGATTCCATCACGTTATAGCGAATCTGAAGAACTTGTGAACCCTTTTTTGGATTGGGCGAGCTGTTCATAGAGCTCGGCGAAGCGGTCAATCATGGTCGCAGCCCGAAAGTGGGCCTCGACCCGATCGCGTCCGGCCTGGCCGAGCCGCTGCCGCAGATCCGGCTCATCGACGATCCGGAGCAAGGCGCGGGCCAGGGCCGTGCCATCCCCGACCGGAACGAGCAAGCCGGTTTCACCGTCCACCACCACCTCGGTCGTTCCCGGAGCGGCGGTGGCGACAACGGGTTTCCGAAATCGCATGGCCTCAAGCACGACGTTGGGCAGCCCTTCGAAGCTGCTCGGCAAGACGAGCGCATCGGCTGCAAGCAACAGGCGGGGCACGTCGTCTCGGTGGCCGAGGAACCGCACCCGGCCGGTCGATCGCAGCTCGAAGGCATCGGCCACCCCTTCCAACTCCTCCCGAAGCGGGCCGTCTCCGGCGATGACCGTCGTCAGGTTCGGCCGGACGTGCTGCAAGAGGTCGGCCGCCTTGAGCAGGTCGATCACCCCTTTTTGCGGGTAAAGCCGCCCGGCGAACAGCAGCAGGGGGGCCTCGGCCGGAATGCCCAGCTCGGCCTTCACGGCGATCGGGTCGACGCTCGGCGGCTCCTCGTCGGCAATTCCCGAAGGGATCATGGCCAGGCGATCGGCGGGAATCCCGACCGTCTCCCGGTAAAAATCGACCACCGCCTGCGAGTTGCCGACGATCCGATCGGTACGGCGGGCCAGACGGCGATCAATCCAGAAGTGCGCTCGTGTTTTCCAGAGATCGGCCGCCATCTCGGCCGTGATGACCACCGGCACCCCGGCCCGTTGCGCGGCGATCCGGCCGTAGACGTTGGCGGCGAAGATCCAGGTCTGCACCACGTCGAACCGCCCGAGCTTCATCAACCGGGTCAGTCGGCCGAGCGCCCCCGGATCAATCTTGCGGCGCTTCTCGATCGCATGCACCGGAATCCCCGCGGCGAGCAGATCGGCTTCCAGCGGCCCGAGCCGTGTCAGCGCCGCCACCTCCACGCGGAAGCGGTCGCGGGGCAAGCCGGCGGCGAGGAGCACCATCTGCTTCTCGCCGCCCGAGCGGTCAAGAGTCGGGATGACGTGTAAAATTTTGATCACGGCACAATCGGTCCGAATCCACAACAAGAAGGGCCGGAGACGTCGGCCAATTGTTGCCGCTCGTCCCGGTCGGCTCAAGGTGGGTTGTGAAGGAGGGGGAAGCAAGACGAGCGCAGAGACGCAAAGAGGAAAAGGATGCGAGAATCATGATGATGGCGTGAGGACGGTCGCCTTGACCTGTTTTTTCCTCCTCTTCTCCGCGTCTCTGCACGCGTCTCCTCCGGCTCAAGGCTGGGACTCCTCGACGAGCGACTGGAACAGCTCCAGGTGTTGCCGCGCAACCACGGTGACCGAGTACGACCCCTCGACCTTCTTCCTCGCCGATCGGGTCATGTGAAAG encodes the following:
- a CDS encoding FG-GAP-like repeat-containing protein → MRHPQRLGWFRWATCRGDHDVIPRRWSKRRLVIDRLEARTLLAAFLDTSFGVGGKATVPFDLAEAGGYDTAIQADGKIVVVGEFGGFPGPGNADFLIARYTASGHLDPTFSGDGIASVSFFPGGTSREVAQGVTLQSDGKIVVVGSVQQAAGDYDFGIVRLNANGTLDTSFSGDGRQLVSFNLGGSDSDLANDVLIDGSGRIVVAGTVDRAAGGDTDVGVARLRSNGDLDPDFNPRGLVGRTWYSFNRGPVGNRLDTGEAIAIQADQKLVVGATVQMSDTDYDFGVVRLNTNGTVDTATFQASGPYPGTQTVAFNLLGGPLTDKLSDLAVHGSTIVLGGTAARAGGNRDFAAARLLSNGTLDPGFSGDGKAMVAFDQVAGGADVCNALAVQSDGAILLVGQVATPSDGFDFGVARLTAAGAIDSTFNPIGATFGRQTVGFNLGGSNLDTANAVAIQPDGRIVVVGQAFKIFVAMMFDPVALTRLNANGTIDTTFGTTGRMAESYGFSNGVASSMVMQPDGKAILAGSVIHDGNMDFAVARVWANGTLDTSFGGTGVVTIPFDRGGTNADRANGVAIQSDGKIVVVGSADTGVATATDMAIARLLPNGDLDPDFGFVGAGRRIIPFDDMASPSRDEAFAVAIQSSGHILVGGTVDNAVRVDFTVLRLNPNGQLLDTTFNSTGTVRGVQFVDFAGGGTNADRCRALALQPDGKILLAGSVDRGGGNYDFGVARVLTDGRLDTTFDGDGKRTISFNLGGPNADHARALALQPDGKILVVGDASMNATGDIDFAIARLNLSNGSLDPTFSGDGKQTVRFNLGGSNADRPSSVIVRDNRIVMAGVAEVASPGGPDIAIARLRLDGSLDGSFAPNGRYTVPMNLGGNNTDAAVAVAALSSNRLLVAGTSATDSPVGGTIPTMVRLLTPAGQVEGDYDGDGRTDLALYHHDAATNRGLFEIRRSSSAAIMIPIAGVGPRVIPVAGDFDGDGKTDVAVVDPLGSITPGASTWVILLSGSGGLRREVAFGATGTLDRPAPADFDGDGITDIATFRANSDLTPGAAEWFILPSIPNPGGYPTRNGAFRVAFGAPGGADLPAPADFDGDGKADIAAFRPIPTPQDVARGVREVAQWFVLPSGPNDATFSGRIGGFRVEFGAASNRDQPVPADFDGDRRADIAAFRSNSDLVPGSAQWFILPSIPNDATFSGRIGGYDVTFGVAGEIAAVGDVTRDGRPDLVLHNRTTGVWRLRSGTTGMLLPSITFGSTGPRVVPVLAPLFFRLLATSNIPLPVTAALQTSDGLASVVDRAIEEWVNPLVLG
- a CDS encoding FG-GAP-like repeat-containing protein yields the protein MILSRFLIEGSRIPRAGSNRWRNIRSHKNWPRLLPLEDRTLLNASLDPTFGLGGKATVPYELARGEANDVAIQADGKIVAVGNFAYASTGDFGVARYNPDGSLDPTFSGDGVASIGFNLGGNDYDQATGVVIQPDGKIVVAGYAEAGGGGNFEFAITRLNPNGSLDTSFDGDGRRTFGYDLGGDNADYAHAVALQADGKIVLVGSADFGGGDTDFAIARLNPSGSLDSTFSGDGKQTAFFDLGGSRADAAWDVVIQADNRIVIVGTAERDTGSDFAIARLNPDGMFDSTFDGDGRQTVAFDQGSNNADEAFGVALQADGKIVVVGSVDRALPGDRDFGVARLNPNGSLDSSFSGDGKAMVAFDIGGAMSDQGSDLAIQSDGKLVLVGTAVLPGGNSDFAVARLNVNGTLDTSFSGDGKVTIPFDQGMLDIDFAQAVAVQPDGKIVVVGGAERPEGPPHWSFGLARLNSNGTLDPMFEPGGKVATPFGLAVGAAMDMVVQPDGKILIVGSILVGDNYDFVVARTLADGRLDTTFGGGSGKVTIPFDYGGNNHDFALAIALAPDGKIVVAGAVAGQYGGSDTDFGVARLNPDGTIDTTFDALGPFPGRRWVAFDLGQDNADVAYDVVVQPDGKIVVVGSAQVLGGGTDFAIARINPDGKLDGSFSFPVGAGRITISFDPPGVYNKDEATGVALQEDGKIVVVGYASPFTGPDFAIARINPDGTLDTSFSGDGKQVVPFDVSGPGNDQAEDVVVQPDGKIVVVGVVGTGTAGADDFGIVRLNSNGTLDPNFSGDGKQTVAFNLGGGNVDKARAVAMQGDRILVAGFAESDFAGQYDFEFAIARLRPDGALDPTFNGTGKQTIAINLGDTMIDDATALAVLPGNKVVLAGWASTDTPTGGVMPVLARLNTSTPFAVEGDYDGDGRTDLALYRYDAATSSGRFLIRRSSTGTDIAVPISGVGSQVVPISGDFDGDGKTDVAVVDPLAHGPGGLVPDRTRWIILLSGSGNFRREVEFGAAGVLDRPAPADFDGDGRTDIATFRANSDLTPGAAEWFILPSEPNPGYTTKVGAFAVAFGAPGGADLPAPADYDGDGRADIVSFRPIPTPQDIVYGVPSWAAQWLILPSGPNDATFSGRVGAFPVRFGAANNLDQPAVADYNGDGRADITAFRQYSDKIAGVAQWFIYPSLALSPEYANAYDVVFGVAGEIAAVGDYTRDGRPDLALFNQSTGVWTRRSGTLGTVLPSVSFGPTGPGVVPVLAPLYFRLKATGNLPTSAASTATGLSAGLASVVDRAIDDWVRPVLLDG
- a CDS encoding lipase family protein, whose protein sequence is MTKWNRRRALLAGLGAGLGISGGIESYRYRRARTDPNSQDALAEYADVVEAAYASEAAWQEELGRLLDSTETEFESPPVPYDRDASARLIRACKLAVTQYRTALDVPSFDGDLSELDGFQRFFPGYKKVATFEAEEEHLERYLELAEPTEATVSLESPLERVLRPVRRTLRETVPRIIRREFRRRVFFGFVLTSERDHIMVFRGTQTQAEWISNLRSSQTEARHPVTGASLGRVHFGFANIAGQNLRTWAGDGGPIRTPAEVAAELDPSKPCYITGHSLGAALATLTAIDVAARVDRPTDWLRLYTYAGPRVGDATFAESFARLVPNAYRVANLADTVPLLPSSKMAEGFSHVGEPWTFLAQFGDLLPNHVADTYLKAIDLHAERRGTRRGIRAPGPAALGDAAS
- a CDS encoding glycosyltransferase, translating into MIKILHVIPTLDRSGGEKQMVLLAAGLPRDRFRVEVAALTRLGPLEADLLAAGIPVHAIEKRRKIDPGALGRLTRLMKLGRFDVVQTWIFAANVYGRIAAQRAGVPVVITAEMAADLWKTRAHFWIDRRLARRTDRIVGNSQAVVDFYRETVGIPADRLAMIPSGIADEEPPSVDPIAVKAELGIPAEAPLLLFAGRLYPQKGVIDLLKAADLLQHVRPNLTTVIAGDGPLREELEGVADAFELRSTGRVRFLGHRDDVPRLLLAADALVLPSSFEGLPNVVLEAMRFRKPVVATAAPGTTEVVVDGETGLLVPVGDGTALARALLRIVDEPDLRQRLGQAGRDRVEAHFRAATMIDRFAELYEQLAQSKKGFTSSSDSL